The nucleotide sequence CACAAGATGTTGGGCACTGGCTTGATAATCGAGTTGGGTTGAACGGCTGTCTATTCTTGGATGGGCGCCGCTACTCTCGCCCTTTGCATCTTCACTTGTATTTTCAGCCCAAACGGGGTTGCCTAAAATTAAAGGTATAGGGCTTACAATACAATGCCAACCTTTTTCACTTAACGATTCAGCTAACGCTTTTGATTGCGTAAGATTCAGCTCGTTAGAAGACTGGTCGGCCAGTATATACACCACCCCGCGAGAAAGCGGTGTAGAAGCGGGAATGTCAAAGATAGGTACCGCCGTATCGCCCACCATCAATTGAGACAGTTCGTTGGGTAAAAAGGCGTTTGAAATGTCGCTGTAAAAGCTTGCCCAGCTCATTTTGCAAAATGCACTAGCAATTAAAAAAGCCAAAATGAAACGAAAAGGACGGACCATGTTATACCTGTATATTTTCTTCATATTTATATCGGCAAGCGCGATGACTTCTTCAATAAAATTCTAGTATACAGCGTATAAAAGGGTTAGCCCTCCTTGAGCGCAACGCATTCGCAGCGCTATGCGCTAGGGCCTGATCTCATCAAACAGGGGCTTAGGCACATAGTCACTAAAAGGAATAGGGCTATTAAATGTCATTGCTTCTAGGGTTACCGGATGTGCAAAACAGAGCGATTCAGCATGGAGTTGCAACCTAGGCGCCATGGCTAGCGCCTTCTCATGGGCGTATAGCCTATCACCTAATATGGGGTGGCCAAGGGCTAACATGTGCACCCTAAGCTGGTGGGAGCGACCTGTCACCGGATATAGCGCTACCAGTGTTTCGTCACCCTCTTGTTGTATGGTTTGGTAACGAGTGTGAGCAGGTTTACCCCTTTCATGATCCACCATTTGCTTTGGCCGGTTAGGCCAATCGCAAATAAGCGGTAGCCTTATCTCGCCCTCTGCTTGTTCAACGTTGCCAAACACTCGAGCGAAATAGCGCTTTCGAGTTTGACGAAGCTCGAACTGCTTCGATATATGCCTATGACTGGCCTTATTCAAGGCCATCACCATGATACCAGAAGTGGCCATATCCAAGCGATGCACGACAGTCGCAGTTGGAAACACATGGTTTACTCGGCCGATTAGGGCATCTTTATGCTCGTCAGCCTTTCCAGGCACACTGAGTAACCCGCTGGGTTTATCGGCCACTAAGATGTGGTCATCGTAATACACTATACGTAAATACGGTGACATTGGAGGCCGGTACACGAAAGAGGGGTTCGCCATTAGGGATTATTTACCACGATACGTAATGCATCCAATTGTACATCAGCAGACTGAATAACCTTGTTTAACGTTTGCATTTGCGTTTCTATAAATGCAATTTCACTGTCTCTTACCGCTGGGTTACGTTTTTGTAAGTCTTTAAGGCGCTGAATTTCCCCATTTAATGTTTCATGCATGTTTTCCAGGGCATCGTGCAATAGTGTGTTGGCTTGTTGATGCGCCAGTTTTCTTGCGGTTTCAATAGCAAGCGTAAGGGGTTGTTGCAAAGCCTTAATGAGCTGTGAGGAAATTTTACGGCCCACTTTGCGACTAATTTGCACATCAAGATCGACGGCGTTGCCTTGCGCATCTAAACAAATCCGCACCGGTGTTTGAGGTAAGAAGCGGCCTAGCTGTAGAGATTTTGGTGCGCTTGCGTCAAGTACGAATAACGCCTCTACCCAATATGCCCCTTTGGGCAATGTGGGATCTGCCATAAAGCCCATGCTGCTTTTGCCATGAACATCAGTAAGAATGACATCAATGGCGGTATGCACTAATGGGTGATCCCAGCTTAAAAAGTGCACATTTTCTAATACCGTGGCCACACGACGCTTATAAGTTACGGTCATGCCTTCTGGATCAAGTCCAGGAATTTGGCTCACCATATGTTCAGTGGGCATGAGAATAAAACAGTCGTTATCTTTTTCTTCTTGTTGCACGCCAATAGCGTCGAAGACGCGACCCATAAATCGTGACAAGTCTTGGGAAGTATCAAGGTCGATAATGTCTTCTAATAGTTTCTCTACCCGACCTTCACCCGACGCGTTGAGTTCTAAAAGGCGATCCCGTCCTGCTTCTAGTTGGCTGACGAGCTGACTATTTAGGGTATGGCTTAAATTAATGAGTTCTTCTCTTGCACGGTCGTCTGACGGCTTAAGGCAAGCCCCAATAAGTAAGGGTTTGACGTCGTCAAAAACCCCAGCACCTGTGGGGCAGGTCTTTTCAAATGCATTCAAGCCCTGGTGATACCAATCTACCAACACATTCTGCGCACTTTGTGCTAAGTAGGGTACGTGGATTTGTACCGTATGCATTTGTCCTATGCGGTCTAAACGGCCAATGCGCTGTTCAAGTAAATCTGGCGTAATGGGTAAATCGAACAAGACCAAGTGATGGGCAAATTGGAAATTGCGCCCTTCACTACCAATTTCACTACATAGCAGAATTTGAGCACCATCTTCATCATCGGCAAAATAGTGAGCGGCTTTATCTCGCTCAACGATGCTCATACCTTCATGAAACACACTATGGCGAATGCCTGTTTGTGTTCTTATCACTTCGCCAAGCTCTTGTGCTGTGCGTGCACTGGCACAAATGAGCAATATTTTTTCTGGCTTAACCGAGTTCATAAAGTCGAGTAACCACTCAACTCTGGGGTCTACCTGCGTCCAAGTATTGACCACACTAGGCATGCGTTCGGGATAAAGCGCGTAAGTGAGGTTGCCTTCGCTTAAGGCGGCATCGTAGGCCGCGGGTAAGGCAAGCGGATATGCAGATAATGCACGCTCTGGAAAGCCTTCAATATTTGCACGGCGGTTTCTAAACAACATTCGCCCGGTGCCGTGACAATCAATAAGTTGATGAACAAGGTTATTGCGAGCTTTTGCATCATTCAAATCGCCGGCGTGAGCCATTATGTCAGGGGCGAAGTCATTCAGTTTAGCGCGTTGCTTTGGATTGGGCTGGGCATCAGATAGCAAGGGGGCGACGGCGTCCGCCAACTGGCTATAACGTGATTCTTCGGTTAAAAACGCCTCGT is from Alteromonas australica and encodes:
- the rluA gene encoding bifunctional tRNA pseudouridine(32) synthase/23S rRNA pseudouridine(746) synthase RluA, with translation MANPSFVYRPPMSPYLRIVYYDDHILVADKPSGLLSVPGKADEHKDALIGRVNHVFPTATVVHRLDMATSGIMVMALNKASHRHISKQFELRQTRKRYFARVFGNVEQAEGEIRLPLICDWPNRPKQMVDHERGKPAHTRYQTIQQEGDETLVALYPVTGRSHQLRVHMLALGHPILGDRLYAHEKALAMAPRLQLHAESLCFAHPVTLEAMTFNSPIPFSDYVPKPLFDEIRP
- the rapA gene encoding RNA polymerase-associated protein RapA — translated: MSSESPFSIGQRWLSNTETELGLGAVIGVDFRSVEILFPATGEARMYTKQEAPLTRLIFDIGETVKSQDGWEMTISDIEESQGVCIYSGIREDNKAQVRLSETMLDHHIRLNQPERRLFSEQLDNPKWFDLRLSALNHQYEYLRSSTIGLAGARISLIPHQLHIASEVGSRHAPRVLLADEVGLGKTIEAALIIHQQLRTGRAQRVLILVPDSLVHQWLVEMLRRVNLPFAIFDESRCEALDDDDANPFENDQLVLSSIDFISQNPKRQTQIQAASWDLMVVDEAHHLAWSQDTPSQEYLCVEALANATPGVLLLTATPDQLGHESHFARLRLLDPARFHSYEAFLTEESRYSQLADAVAPLLSDAQPNPKQRAKLNDFAPDIMAHAGDLNDAKARNNLVHQLIDCHGTGRMLFRNRRANIEGFPERALSAYPLALPAAYDAALSEGNLTYALYPERMPSVVNTWTQVDPRVEWLLDFMNSVKPEKILLICASARTAQELGEVIRTQTGIRHSVFHEGMSIVERDKAAHYFADDEDGAQILLCSEIGSEGRNFQFAHHLVLFDLPITPDLLEQRIGRLDRIGQMHTVQIHVPYLAQSAQNVLVDWYHQGLNAFEKTCPTGAGVFDDVKPLLIGACLKPSDDRAREELINLSHTLNSQLVSQLEAGRDRLLELNASGEGRVEKLLEDIIDLDTSQDLSRFMGRVFDAIGVQQEEKDNDCFILMPTEHMVSQIPGLDPEGMTVTYKRRVATVLENVHFLSWDHPLVHTAIDVILTDVHGKSSMGFMADPTLPKGAYWVEALFVLDASAPKSLQLGRFLPQTPVRICLDAQGNAVDLDVQISRKVGRKISSQLIKALQQPLTLAIETARKLAHQQANTLLHDALENMHETLNGEIQRLKDLQKRNPAVRDSEIAFIETQMQTLNKVIQSADVQLDALRIVVNNP